One Ranitomeya imitator isolate aRanImi1 chromosome 1, aRanImi1.pri, whole genome shotgun sequence DNA window includes the following coding sequences:
- the LOC138657762 gene encoding uncharacterized protein: MQERRSKRKRRMWTREWLQKRSDLSHMQLVRELQDKNPHDFRNYLRMSEESFKHLLERITPLIQRKDTVMRAAIPADERLAVTLRFLATGRSLQDLHFSSAISRTLLSVLIPETRDAIFHSLRSYMQFPNTEEEWKKIASDFEQLWQFPNCGGALDGKHVRITQPPNSGSYFFNYKGYFSIILMALVNANYEFINVDVGMNGRVSDGGVLEHTLFGERLNNCELHLPPNSETRGNLNFVFAGDEAFPLHPNLIKPFPQKSLTEERRIFNYRLSRARRVVENAFGIMANRFRVFHTPINMKLESIDSVVLACCVLHNFLRRRDALAYSPPGFMDSVGLVNGEVQLGEWRANDPAIAGLQPLLPGRNTHDAKTCRDNYCQYFNGPGAVTWQHQNL, encoded by the coding sequence atgcaagagaggcgttccaaacgaaagcgtcgcatgtggaccagagaatggctgcagaagaggtctgatttgtcccacatgcaacttgtaagagagcttcaggataagaatcctcatgatttccgcaactatctgcggatgtctgaggaatccttcaaacatttactggaaagaattactccactgattcaacggaaggatacagtgatgcgtgctgccatcccggccgatgaaagattggcagtcacgctgcgattcctggccaccgggcgctcgctacaagacttgcatttttcttcagccatttcaaggaccctgctcagcgttctaattccagagacacgtgatgcgattttccacagtctacgtagctacatgcagtttcccaacacggaggaggaatggaaaaagattgcctccgattttgagcagctttggcagttcccaaactgtggtggggctttggacgggaaacatgtccggatcactcaaccaccgaacagcggatcctacttctttaattataagggctatttcagcatcatcctgatggcccttgttaacgcgaattatgaatttataaatgtagatgttggcatgaacggaagggtttccgatggtggcgttttagagcacacactctttggagagcgtttgaacaactgtgaacttcacttgcctcccaactctgagactagaggcaaccttaattttgtttttgccggtgatgaggccttcccgctTCATCCCAATCTTATCAAACCATTCCCCCAAAAAAGTCTAACAGAGGAAAGAAGAATTTTCAATTACCGCTTGTCAAGGGCACGTCGGGTTGTAGAAAATGCATTCGGTATCATGGCTAATCGCTTCAGAGTTTTCCACACGCCTATTAACATGAAGCTTGAATCGATAGACTCCGTTGTTTTGGCTTGTTGTGTGCTTCACAACTTCCTTCGCCGTCGCGATGCTTTGGCGTACAGTCCACCTGGCTTCATGGACTCTGTGGGCCTAGTAAATGGGGAAGTGCAGCTCGGTGAATGGCGCGCAAATGATCCCGCAATTGCAGGCCTTCAACCATTGTTACCTGGCAGAAACACCCACGATGCGAAGACCTGCCGAGACAACTACTGCCAATATTTTAACGGTCCTGGTGCTGTTACTTGGCAGCATCAGAACTTATAG